DNA from Salvelinus namaycush isolate Seneca chromosome 6, SaNama_1.0, whole genome shotgun sequence:
atctgctaaccatgtgtatgtgacaaataaaatttgatttgatttgattttgagttaatcaatgtgatttttccaTAATTAGACAattatttacctctccatggttgcagaatcttatctatttttgaaaactttctattgaaattgattgtggtaagttaatttatattttttgagatgTGAATACCAAGTATTTCTACTTCACTATCCGCCCATTTTATTGTAAACTACAGGGTAGTGTAAAGACTGTGTCTTTTAACGATCCAATGCGTAATATGGTACActtgtcataattaggttttagtccagagaggctAGAAAAGTGATCAAGGTCTTCAATAAGACggtgcagggatccagattgcAGACTTAAGAAAAAACTTGAGTCATTGTCgtggctgaatcagaattagttaggtaacatagatagataagatgttattttcatcatatgcttgtgagatacttgtcattagaatggttCCCTTCGGACTATACTGTGGGCAGTTGCATTGGCCTTTCTCTCTAGggaaagtcacttggggcccagagaggggaggagaatggcagtgtctggaaccattataTTACCCCTCTGATGTGTTCAACTTATCTTTcatggtatatgacctagagaATCACTCCCCTttctgagcttgtccaggagggggtgtatttgagatgggcgtatctagaattgacaattgatatatgccattggatgaggtaatgttttggtaccaagCACGAGATTGAAACCTCCTcttaggagaccaaactgaacgataatttatagctaatgctatctagctatgggatactcctctttcaagtaaaaggttctttgtaagttgagaggggtgtatcttggctataaatgatactaagaattgttttgtggacactctcagagaaatcatttatagacactgaattgatctgagagtcaaaaagggctatggtgaagctcatatcagattaaagatgaactttataatataactctgacttgtgtgtggtttgctctctcattattgagtaatacaggaaattaccacgacatcATTGGCATACATTGACACATTTGTTTTTATCccctggatttctaaccccttgatggtcttgttggatctaatttgaatagctagcatttcaatggccataataaatagatatggagacaacggacagccttgttttactcctcttaaaagctcagtactttctgagaagtaaccattattttctattttacatctggggttgctgtacataactttaacccattatATAAGAGATTCACCTAAATTAAagtaatccaggcatttatatatacattttagtcatactttatcaaatgccttttaaAAATCTGCTATGGAGACCAGGACTGGTATCTTAATGTTTCATAATGTTCAATTGTTTCAAGTAATTGTCatatattatctccaatatatcGTCCATGTGAAAaccctgtctgatcaggatgaacaatatctggtaaaaccttttttttttttttcccagaTATTGCTAATGCATTTCGccaggatttttgcatcacaacattgaagtgtaagaggcctccagttttttaaatggactggatctttatacttaCCACCCGGGTCTTGTTTTAGTAATAAGGAactcagaccttcttgttgagtacgTGAAAGTCTACCATTTGTATAGGAgtaattaaaacatgctaattatggatctttgagtacatcaaaaaaggtctgatatacctctactggtataccATCAAGCCCTGGTGGTTTTCCAGAATGAAAAGATTGAACTCCCTCAAAAAGTTAATCTTCTGTAAATTGGCCTTCACACTGGTCTTTCTGTAAATTTgataattttacattattattattgttattaggAAAGAAATCCTTACAGTTAGCATCATTCagtggaaatggaggagactgaaaagacaaCATACGCTTAAAAtattttgcttcctctttcaaaatataatttggtgaatcatggatgaCTCCATCATTTATAATGAGTTTCTGaaaattatttttggtagcatttctatgttaaAGGTTCAAGAACAATTCTTAACAACCATTGCCATTCTAGCGAAGGCTCATATCATATAGCCTAGTTCAGAGCGTGCGCAGACCAGCTAGCTCTAGTGTTTATGTACATTTTCATACTCTCCCTATCACAGTCTGTCATCCCCACTTGTTTCAAGATGATCCCCATCGTTCCTGTACCCAAGCAAGCTAAGATAACTGACTATCGCCCtggtagcactcacttctgtcatcatgaagtgctttgaaaggctagtcaaggaccatatcccCTCCACCATACCCTACACCCTTGACGCAgtacaatttgcataccaccccaacagacccACGGACTACACAGTCTTTGTTGGACTGCACAccgccctatcccacctggacaagaggaatacctatgtgagttCATCACTAAACTCAAGGTCTgaagtgcgaacggcccagtacatcactggggccaagcttcctgccatccaggacctatataataggcggtgtcagaggaaagcccataaaattgtcagagactccagtcacacatgttatagactgttttctctgctaccgcatggcaagcggtaccggagcgccaagtctaggaccaaaaggctcctcaacagcttccacccccaagccattatACAGCTgtacaattcataaaaatcgtacactgctgctactcgctgtttgtttattacctatgcatagtcacttcgcccccacctacatgtacagattacctcaactagcctgtacccccgcacactgactcggtaccggtgcccctgtatatagccttgttattgttattcttattgtgttactttttattataactttttattttagtctacttggtcaatattttctttttcttgaactgcactgttggttaagggcttgtaagtaagcatttcactgtaaagtctgcacttgtattcggcgcatgtgacaaataaagtttgatttgagattagagatacttttgaaaaactagatgattacttcttggataacttttaaattcagaaaggatgtttactagagagaaaaaaacattatgaaacctttctgttttctcaatggcATTCAATTcaacattgaaaaaaggcgcacatttaagtttgttccacctgagcgagtctgaccaaaAGTCAACGACCACGATGATGACACatgcattttttttcttctaatgcctcttaaggtaAAATAATCCagaagtaactgaaagtaatcagataaCATTACTGTGTTTGagtaatccaaaagttatgttactAATTACAAttgtggacaggtaactagtaactgtaatggattacatttagaaacaGCTCTCTCTACAAATGGAGACACAAGACCATTTTTACACTGATTCTGCATGATATTCCTCACTACAAAGACTTGGGCATTTGGAGTGAAGTATGAATGTTGTTTACTGCTGAGGTGAGGTCCCTCTGTTAGAATGGTGGCTTGTCCATCAAAGTATCAGGTAAAACGTACTATTTCATTCAAACAATTAAATTAAAACTTTTATTAGTGTACTATTTATCATCATTTGCTTACATAGTTTTCCTAAATGCATGCAGTGCACTCTGTATCAGCCCAGGCCATCCATTGACTTTTAAAGGCCCTGATTTACACGAATCTTTGCTGCCATCTACTGGATTTGTCTAATATGTCAATTGGCTCCATACACATCTGTAGGATAGAATCATTGGAAATTTCCATCAAATTAATCAACATAGCTTAAATGGCAATTTCACCACTTTTCAACCACATTTCCgattatctccagcacaatactAGTGTCTAAATATGTGAAAACGGTTAAAAAAAATCTTCTTCTAATgaacacaacaaatacaaaaacagaaatatacaaacaagagtacataaacctaacagacagacagatattacATATCGAGATACATTTTCAATTTGTCAAAAACCTTTATGGTGCgtattgcttttttgtttttacatttactgatcatataaaaaaaagtatatttaaatGGTATCTTAAATAATGTGAAGAGGGGTTTGTTCTCTGCCCACTTAATTTTATGGATAAATATTATTCCATGAAagataaacaaattaacaatgaaagttaaatcagggtccatataatttggatcaaaataaaacataatatcaGAGTCTCTCAGATTAACATTAATAGtcgtttacatttacattttacattttagtcatttagcagacgctcttatccagagcgacttacagtagagtgcatacattttattacatttacatactgagacaaggatatccctaccggccaaaccctccctaacccagacgacgctatgccaattgtgcgtcgccccacggacctcccggttgcggctggctgcgacagagcctgggcgtgaacccagagactctggtggcgcagctagcactgcgatgcagtgccctagaccactgcgccacccgggaggccgtttcttttcaaataaaatcttataactcactccaaaatcatctgacataagaacagtcccaaaataaatggtcaagaGTTTCTGGGTCACAATCACAAAATCACATTTGTTATCAATAGCTATTTTAAATCTGTGTATAATAAAGGTCTTTACGGGGTAGATTCTATGAATGAATTTGTATGATACTTCTTTCACCTTATTAGATATACAATATTTACCAGACAACAACGAGATTTTGTTCCAGTTCATTTCTATGTTCTGTAGAAAAAATAAGTTAAAGGTTCTACCCGACGACATCATCAAcagttaaaacatttttaaaacagtGATTTCAAACACTATGGGATTCGCGGTGACGTGGGAGGCAAGAAAATACCCTTTCTGACTAGAAACTCGTTACAGGGTTTGAAAGATCACcgtttttttttactttaaatcCTACACTGTGATGTCACTGAGAGGCATTTCTTATGACCTTTGTTTTCACATTTGTAGGTCTAgtttggtgctggagataattAATAAAATGTTGAAAAGTGGCGGAAATGCCCTTTACAATGGCTATTCAGCATCAAACGCGACGTCATTCATTGTAGCCAGACAGGCATGTTCAAAGCAGTTTTCATGAAAAGCCATGGGTCGTGCAtggactcttattttgaaaagcGTGTTTACAACTGCAGAGGTTGAGCGCTAATTACTTATgacgcgttcaaaacaactgtgaACTCAAAAATATCTGATTtacgacttcagtgcgttcaagacagcTGTGAATTTGCGAGAGAAAATGCGAAAgatcgttttgaacggtcatccaactcggaattccaactcgtgaattcgggcctctttctagaactCCAAcattccgacctgaagatcacctACGTCATAATTTGATCTCGTATtgtttccgagttcccagttgcctTGAAAGCCCCCGAGTCAGTACTTTGACAGCGCGACGGTTTTTCTTCGGAGAACAGACTTTTCGCTGTTGCCTTGTAAGGTGTCAAAAATACGATGCTGTCTTACATCATTGGGGTAAGTATAATTGCCAGCTAGCTAAATATGATATTTTTTACATTGGCTTAGGCTGAGCTACAGTTGTGCGATTTGACAGTGCCAAGGAATCTATAGCGAACGGCAGGCAAGCTAGCTATGGTTGGCTAactagtactgtagactacagtGTAGCTAGTAACAGATCTTCGTCGTGAACCATCAGGTTTATAATCCACCGTAGCAAGTAAGTCATATGGTATATAGTAAACTGTCATCATAACTAGCTAACTTGATAACCAAAGCTTTGCCTCTTATTGAGATGTTTGGGCGTTTAGATAGCACGTTGCATGGCGCTAGGGAGTGACTTAACGTTACCTAGTTTACGTGATTGACAGTCGGGTTAATTTCTGATCAAAATAGCCAGCATGGAGATCTCTGCACACTTGTCAAAGGAGTGCACGCCCTGTGGCTCTACCATGTCGTtattaagttagctagctactagctatcGAACAGTGGTGAGCGCAGCAGTTTGGTCCAATGTTggggtgtgtgtttatttaactaggcatgtcagttaagaacacattcttatttacaatgacggccaaacccggacgacgctgtgccaattgggaggctgcgccgccctatgggactcccaatcaccaccagatgtgatacagcctggaatcgaaccagggactgtagtgaggcctcttgcactgagatgcagtgccttaccgCTGCGCAGCTCGGGGAAATTCGGGTTTCCCCAGTGTTCCTCTGACATAACCACTCCCCTATTTTTAGGGATGCGTTGTGCCTATCCATTATGACTAAACTATTTGTCAAGTTAGGTGTAATATACAATGCATCAGTCAGTGTGATATCAGTAAAAAAATGAGGTATATCCTAATAACTGTTAAATACCTGTTTTTGTTGACTTGTTGGTACAGTCTGTAATTTTCCCCTCCCAGTCACGGCAGCAGTCTTTACAATGTTCAACATTGTAAAGATCGACATCCTTATTTCCACAATAACTTCAACTGAAAAGGCAAACCTTACTTTCCCATCTCCGCAGCTCATTCGGAGCAGTATTGACAACATTATCAACCTCATCCTGAGCTTCTTTCTCTCAAAGAAGAAACCTGCCATCACCTTAGAGGACCCCAACATCAAATATGCATTAAAGCTGATAGATAAAGAGGTAAGAATTCTGTTTTGTGATCAGCTTATTATTACTCTGTACTGTGGTGAAACCATGTTCACATTATTAATATAATAGAGTGAATGAAACAAATTGGACTAAGAAATAATGAGTAACAATTGTGACTAGATAAGACATGTTTGATCTGGGATGCCCAGTGCTGTTCTAGGAAGACTTAGGGCAATTCCATGAAACAGAGTGATGCTCcgactcagatttttcaccttaacatttatgtaaaacaaaaaccaatgattgcaaagttaaacaaaccatacaactatgcacaatgactacttttaacaatttcaacACTCAAAAATAAATTTCcttgaacagtgcagatgcaatgTTTAGTAACATAATGATCGCACaaaccgtcattctgttaccaaactttgcatttgCACTGAGTTCTATGCTTCGTAatcattgttgttttgtttgagtCAAATCATCACTGTTACTGTGGAAATGCCCCTTACCATTACTGGAACTGCACAAAGACCAAACACATAAATTAGGCTGGTCAGTGTCACAAGCCCTTTAGGACTTGGGCTGGGCAGCTGCTGCATTGCTACAGACTGCAGTTTCTCCATTTAGTGCAGAGGTCAATATGCAACCAGTCTGGATTATAGTTTGAAGTTATTGCTCTTGTACAGACTGCTACTGTGGATCAAGGCTAACAGTCAGTCAACTGTGTGTGGTTTATATCAGGGGTGTGGTTTatatcaggggtattcaactcacCCTATGAGGTCCGGAGCCAGCTGGTTTTCTGTTCAACCTGACAATTAATTGCACacttggtgtcccaggtctaaatatAGCCCTGATTTAGAGGGAAACAGTGAGAGAACATGGTGGAACTatctttgaggtccagagttgagtttgagggatcTATATCATGTCAGTGCAGCTGTGAAATACTATGTTGTGGTTCTCATAGATCATCAGTCATGACACAAGGAAATTCCGTTTTGCCCTGCGGGAAAAGGATCGTGTCCTTGGGCTACCCATTGGTGAGTACATTCAATTGATGTCGCTGTTCAACTTTTCAGCATTTATATAAAAACACTATTAGACTATAATATAGTGTAACATTGAATGAAATCCTGGTCTGAATCTGAAATCATACAAAAATGTAtctgtttgtagtgttcacactATCATGACTACTCTTCATTTAAGTGGCCACCATACTTTGACTGTGTTTTTGTTCCCAGGGCAACACATATACCTGTCTGCCAAGCTGGATGGAGTCCTGGTGGTCAGACCGTACACACCTGTGTCTAGTGATGACGACGTAGGCTTCGTAGACCTGGTAGTCAAGGTACACAAATCATCTGAAGAAGCTTTCTCTGTACTATAATTCAACCTCCATCTCAACCAGTTTTCCCAACAAATGTTCTTCTTGCTTCCCAGATTTACTACAAGAACGTTAATCCAAAGTTTCCTGAAGGTGGGAAGATGAGTCAGTACTTGGAGAGCCTCCGGATTGGTGACACTATTGATTTCAGAGGGCCCAGCGGCCTGCTAGTCTACCAAGGAAACGGTGAGTCATCACGTTTGCCCAACACTGCCACTGTGTGGTAGATCTTGTAATACCCTGTTATGTATATTTAGGCCCTGGCTGAAAATGTTTCTAAAGTGGTTAGTGGTCACTGCTCTGAGCTAGGTCAATGGTGAAGAAGTGCATGCAAGCCACTCCTTTACTAAAGTGGTTTGTTTATTGGGTGTTTCAACAGGGGCTTTTGCCATCAAGGCAGAAAAAAAGGCGGAGCCTGTGATCAAAACTGCCAAGCAAGTGGGCATGATTGCAGGAGGGACCGGTAAAACAAAAGCCACCATGCTCAATCTGTACATAGCAGAATGGCCATCTGTGATTGGTTGACATGTGTGCTATTGGATCCTGTTCCCTCAGGAATCACTCCCATGCTGCAGCTCATCACAGCTATAATGAAGGATCCCCAGGACCAGACAGTGTGTCACCTGCTCTTCGCCAACCAGGTGAGTTTACACCGCTTTCCTCATCTGGTTTGAATCTGATGTCAAGGAGTTCAAACATGGGTTAGTAGTCCCTAATATCTTCTCTATCCTATTCTCCCTCAGACTGAGAAAGACATCTTGCTTCGACCGGAGTTGGAGGAGATCGCAGCTAATCACCCAACCCGATTCAAGCTATGGTTCACCCTGGACAGGGCTCCTGAGGGTAAGAGATGACCATAACTTCTATTATGTTTCAGTGAACATGAGCTGATATAGGGAAACTAATGTTTGTTTGCCCTGTTGAAGTGTCAATAAAAGCTGTACAGAAGGTTCAGAAAGATTTAAGAGAAGGCTAAGAAAGAATCTTGTCTGGTCCGGAGTGACTTAAAGTTTAATGTCTCTTTACTCAGAGTGGGAGTACAGCCAAGGCTTCATCAGTGAAGACATGGTGAGGGACCACCTTCCACCCCCTGGAGACGACACTCTCATCCTCCTGTGCGGACCGCCTCCCATGATCCAGTTTGCCTGTAACCCCAACCTGGACAAAGTGGGCCACGCCAGCAGCCGGAGGTTCACCTTTTAGAAGCCACCCCAGGCGAGGGGTTAAAGAAGGTTTCCCCAGGGATCAATGATCAGCCACACCCAACATTTATTAAAACTCTCTTGCATCAGCGCTTGATCATCTATTGAAATCATTTCACAGCAGAATTAGTGGACCATTTTCTGTAATTTGGTGTGCCTTAATTTCCAAAACATGTTCTGATTTAACAGGTTTATCATTCTGAATTGAATCACTGGTCGTTGGAGGAAACAATGTTATTTGAACGTTCCTCCTGTCAAACTAATTGTGACCGATacctgtatactgaacaaaatataaacaacTGATTTCATCCTATGAACTAACTCAAGTTAAATGAATTAGgactgtgaaatccatagattggcTCCCAAGAAATAGGCcctaatcagaatgagtttttccccacaaggGCTTTGTTACAGACCAATACTCCTGGCCTTTGTcttcagcacaaggtgcactcatgcttcttgatatgcattatcttggcaaaggagaaatgctcactaacagggaagtaaacatattttttacaataaataagctttttgtgcaactGGAACATTTctgctcatgaaaccaacactttgcatattgttttttttgttcagtatagtttgacTTGAGTGCCTTAGCAATTGCCATAGTAATACTTTTTTTGTATGCAGAGCTGATGACCATAATACTGCTCAGTTGCTTCCACTGCAAACTATTCCCTAAAGTGTAATGTATAATGATGTACTTATTCCATATTGTTGCAGAAAGAGTGACTAAAAAGGGAGGATGTCTTGAAGCTGTTACTGGAGTCTTTCCTCGTGCTTAAATGTCTTTACAGCACTTGAAATACGGTTTCATTATGCAACATGTTTGTTATATACAttgacaaataaaatacaaatgcaaTAAGTTGTCTAAAAAGTTGGATTGGCACGCGTAGCCAAATTCTGATATCTTTTAACCAATCACATCAGGATGTGAAAAGATTTAGCACAGCCTTGAATGGGACTGACAGATCTAGTTGCTGGGTTGAACAAATGCATTGTAATGGCTGTGGGTTCAAATCCCATttccaggggtgcaactttcactgtgGACATGTCCctcccacattctgaaattgcattatCACTGATACaaaatgagtgtgtgttttaggaCCATGTGGATGCCTCCGAGCAGTAGGCTAAGCTGTTGAGTGTTTATCGGACTGGGGGAGAAAAAACGTCAAAATGCAAAGAACTTAGGGGTCTCTGGCTGGTGTAAGGATCTATCCCCATAAAGTGCTCAACTCAGTGAGACCTTGCTGAAGTGGAATAAATACTTCCACAAGTATTTCAGATTTGAAAATGTACATAGCTCACCCATCTAATAGGCACAGTCGTGTAGCCCATGTTTTTATTGACAATTCTTTACAAAAATTATGCATAGAAACAGTACACAGTACATTACATTGTGTTCACTGATATGGTTAAGGCTTGCAAAACAATATTGCTTTCTGGTGTTTACATTCTAGAACGTTGGGATCCCATGTTCCTAAAATTCAACAACATGGCAGGACAAAGTGATAATATTGAATTACTTTGGGACAAAACATGCAGATAGGAGCATCAAATGAGAGGACAACATGGAGAGGAAATTATGGATTAAGCCAGACTGCAATGTTTTGACTTCAGATCTAAGTGTCCCACTGCGAGTTGACCAATCTTTTAGGTTATATAATTGCTAATAGGCGTGAGAGGGTTCCAAAAATAAGTCAGGACAAGGGCATACCATGTAGATATTcaaacaaatatataaaaaactgTTCTGTAACACTAAAGTAAATGCTCCTATGTTGAAATCTCAAGTTATGTGTTACATTTCAACAACTTAAATAAATACACATGTATAACTTCACCTTGGAATGCAGAGCGAGATCGTAAATTGCTGAAACGACGTAAGTAAGGGCATAGGTGGTCTCAGGTTGTAGAAGACAGCTTATCAaggtgtgtggggggtggggtgggggggtgtttGCATGGCGACgccaatgatgtgtataaaccctggattgctaatgctatgtaacggccaatgaggctttgaagccaccggtcagcCATATTGGTACTCCTCAGAAGGAGCactcctccataggaatgaattcTAC
Protein-coding regions in this window:
- the LOC120049966 gene encoding NADH-cytochrome b5 reductase 3-like, producing MLSYIIGLIRSSIDNIINLILSFFLSKKKPAITLEDPNIKYALKLIDKEIISHDTRKFRFALREKDRVLGLPIGQHIYLSAKLDGVLVVRPYTPVSSDDDVGFVDLVVKIYYKNVNPKFPEGGKMSQYLESLRIGDTIDFRGPSGLLVYQGNGAFAIKAEKKAEPVIKTAKQVGMIAGGTGITPMLQLITAIMKDPQDQTVCHLLFANQTEKDILLRPELEEIAANHPTRFKLWFTLDRAPEEWEYSQGFISEDMVRDHLPPPGDDTLILLCGPPPMIQFACNPNLDKVGHASSRRFTF